Proteins co-encoded in one Phycodurus eques isolate BA_2022a chromosome 14, UOR_Pequ_1.1, whole genome shotgun sequence genomic window:
- the sptb gene encoding spectrin beta chain, erythrocytic isoform X4: MTSTTDFDNAEITQQYSRINTRFELPDEELDNDNSSARLFERSRIKALADEREAVQKKTFTKWVNSILSRLSCRICDLYLDLRDGRMLIKLLEILSGERLPKPTKGRMRIHCLENVDKALQFLKEQRVHLENMGSHDIVDGNHRLILGLIWTIILRFQIQDIVVETGQADQKETRSAKDALLLWCQMKTAGYSSVNITNFTTSWKDGMAFNALIHKHRPDLVDFNQLKRSNPTHNLQNAFNVAEKQLGVTKLLDPEDVFTENPDEKSIITYVVAFYHYFSKMKQLAVEGKRVGKVLDHSIATEKMVNKYETLASELLAWIEQTVLVLNNRKLANSLSGVQQQLQAFNTYRTVEKPPKFQEKGNLEVLLFTIQSRMRTNNQRVYTPKEGALVADINRAWERLERAEHERERVLRDELIRQEKLEQMARRFDRKAAMRETWLLENQRLVAQDNFGYDLSAVEAAKKKHDAIETDIAAYEERVQALVDISGELEAERYHDAKRVDARKDNVLRLWDYLQELLKARRGRLDKNLTLQRIFQEMLYIIGWMDDMKVRLLSPDIGKHLLEVEDLLQKHALLENDTALQADRVQNASAAALTFANGESYKPCDPQVIRDRVEHLELCYQELRALAVQRRAQLTQSRRFWSFLWEAAELESWIKEKENIFSSLDYGKDLTSVLLLQSKHKAFEDELGARQVNLRQVLTEGGEMIRDDHFGSPKIRECTDGVERQWRQLEDLAAFRKQNLQDTQRFFQFQGDADELTAWLLDAKRQMSGDDAGHDEYTTRRLLRRHDDLRNETGKTAAAVDALSSQANALPEELLNTPDIQRRLKDIKDLFMELMSLADVRQKKLDDAMALYTIFSETDACELWMGQKETWLVDLEVPDKLEDLEVVQNRLSILAQDMANVQSRVDEVNKAVKQLEDSRHPRIKEVKECQMRLNKRWAAFKATVDDKKRKVDSAVSLHNYGLECDETAAWIRDKTRVIESTQDLGNDLAAVMTIQRKLYGMERDLAAIDSKLDLLRADADRLATEQPENAPGILDRRAELDAAWDELQKTLKDREDSLGEVSKLQIFLQDLDDFQSWLFRAQKAVASEEMPASLPEAEEQLSLHDAVRDDIDNHEEDYRGIKDTGARVTSGQENDPQYWELEQTLGGLDRGWYELQKMWDRRKTFLEQGLGFQQFLRDGKAVEAILNNQEYTLAHVDKPDTLAGAEQALKNHEGFVSTMEANEDKIDGALQAGRRLVDDDNLYAGKVQDKTESIGDRHNKNKARAREVSEKLRDNRDLQHFLQNAQDLTLWINEKMLTAQDTSYDEARNLHSKWLKHQAFMAELASNKDWLDKVDQEGQELTASKPESEPVVRERLAAVHQLWDMLESTTQEKARLLFDANRSELLDQSLADIRKWLGELRQQLQSAGGEDVRDLTNANILLKKHQAMENQVRDRARELEELQEALRTHGGGGRDERDEELEQQSLQAQFQQLTAPLAQRRGKLEEARAVHQFYRDLADELLWIEERMPLALLQDHGSDLQTVQMLLKRNGTLQREIEGHEPRVDEVLERGRRMAAAAAAGDEGPGGPEAGRLAGQLRELEEAWARLRAQMTRRKERLDASRWAEQFCNDADEAQAWIGEQELYMIAEEKPKDEQSAVLSLKRHNIAKQAVDDYADSIRNLSQRAQNMLTEEHPDGEKIIRRQGQVDKQYAGLSELAEDRRRKLEHACRHFLLSREADDLEQWISELDVAASSQEMGQDLDHVTLLRDKFREFARETGAQGQERVDAVNRTIDELIEAGHGEAVAVAEWKDAINESWADLLELIDTRAQLLNASYELLKYFDDAKELVVQIQDKQKELPEDVGEDFSKAETFHRMHAAFERDITSLGKQVEQLQETAARLRAQYAGERVDAIQAQERAAAEAWKALLDACDGRRRRLLDTARKFRFFAMARDLTAWMESVARQIDTQEKPRDVSSVELLQKYHQGIRSEIEARGVKFTECSDAGAALLAREHRDSAEIREKMTQLRDKREEMMLQWDDRWDWLRLLLEVCQFARDASVAEAWLAAQEPYVGSEELGRSLGDVEKLLKRHEAFEKSTAAWEERFSALERLTTLELLELRKQQQQEEMERLEREQQRYHQESRRDDTGFTESSQLFTVEEETVSGAVEPSSGIPEAASPAGSEMKGSGSPGLEASISAAAAEEPPEAPRAWTVLQEGMLGRKHDVGGSGKKASNRSWNNLYCVLRPGQLSAYKDAKSSAHGATFHSEEPLPLGNASWELLTNYKKKKHVAKLRLADGSEYLFQCKDEEDLQHWSQAMARALQSPADEEQAADGEPSSAARTQSLPPPASASKKDKEKKFSRFAKKK; this comes from the exons ACGAGCGCGAGGCGGTCCAGAAGAAGACGTTCACCAAATGGGTCAACTCCATCCTGTCTCGGCTCAGCTGCCGCATCTGCGACCTCTACTTGGACCTGCGTGACGGACGGATGCTCATCAAGCTCCTGGAGATCTTGTCTGGCGAACGGCTG CCCAAACCCACCAAGGGCAGGATGCGCATCCACTGTCTGGAGAATGTGGACAAGGCACTGCAGTTCCTCAAGGAGCAGCGCGTCCACCTGGAGAATATGGGCTCGCACGACATCGTCGACGGCAACCACCGCCTCATCCTCGGCCTCATCTGGACGATCATCCTCCGCTTCCAG ATCCAAGACATCGTCGTGGAGACCGGCCAGGCCGACCAGAAGGAGACGCGCTCGGCCAAGGACGCTCTTCTTCTGTGGTGTCAGATGAAGACGGCGGG TTATTCCAGCGTGAACATCACAAACTTCACCACAAGTTGGAAAGACGGCATGGCCTTCAATGCGCTCATACACAAACACCG ACCAGATCTGGTGGACTTCAACCAGCTGAAGAGGTCCAACCCGACGCACAACCTCCAGAACGCCTTCAACGTGGCCGAGAAGCAGCTGGGCGTCACCAAGCTTTTGGACCCGGAGGACGTGTTCACGGAGAACCCGGACGAGAAGTCCATCATCACGTACGTGGTGGCCTTCTACCACTATTTCTCCAAGATGAAGCAGCTGGCCGTGGAGGGCAAGCGGGTGGGCAAAGTCCTGGACCACTCCATCGCCACGGAGAAGATGGTGAACAAGTACGAGACTTTGGCGTCGGAGCTGCTGGCCTGGATCGAGCAGACCGTCCTGGTGCTCAACAACCGCAAACTGGCCAACTCGCTGTCGGGCGTCCAGCAGCAGCTGCAGGCCTTCAACACCTACCGGACAGTGGAGAAGCCGCCCAA GTTCCAGGAGAAAGGCAACCTGGAGGTGCTGCTCTTTACCATCCAGAGTCGCATGAGGACCAACAACCAGAGGGTCTACACGCCCAAAGAGGGAGCGCTGGTCGCCGATATCAACAGG GCCTGGGAGCGACTGGAGCGCGCCGAGCACGAGCGCGAGCGAGTACTGAGGGACGAGCTGATTCGCCAGGAGAAGCTGGAGCAGATGGCGAGACGATTTGACCGCAAGGCAGCCATGAGGGAGACGTGGCTTCTGGAGAACCAGCGATTGGTAGCTCAG GACAACTTCGGTTACGACCTTTCGGCGGTGGAGGCGGCCAAGAAGAAGCACGACGCCATCGAGACGGACATCGCAGCCTATGAGGAGCGTGTCCAGGCCCTGGTGGACATCTCCGGAGAGCTGGAGGCCGAGCGCTATCACGACGCCAAGAGGGTGGACGCCCGCAAGGACAACGTCCTGCGCCTGTGGGACTACCTGCAGGAGCTGCTGAAGGCCCGCCGGGGGCGTCTGGACAAGAACCTGACGCTACAGAGGATCTTCCAGGAGATGCTCTACATCATcggctggatggatgacatGAAG GTTCGTCTGCTGTCTCCTGACATTGGGAAACATTTGTTGGAAGTGGAAGACTTGTTACAGAAACACGCTTTACTGGAGAACGACACCGCCCTGCAAGCAGACCGCGTCCAGAACGCCAGTGCTGCTGCCCTCACATTTGCCAACGGAGAGA GTTACAAGCCGTGCGATCCTCAGGTGATCCGAGATCGGGTGGAGCACCTGGAGCTCTGCTACCAAGAGCTCCGGGCCCTGGCCGTCCAGCGCCGGGCCCAGCTGACGCAGTCTCGTCGCTTCTGGAGCTTCTTGTGGGAGGCGGCGGAGCTGGAGAGCTGGATCAAGGAGAAGGAGAACATCTTCTCCTCGTTGGACTACGGCAAGGACCTGACCAGCGTGCTGCTTCTCCAGAGCAAGCACAAAGCCTTTGAGGACGAGCTGGGTGCCCGCCAAGTCAACCTGCGACAG GTTCTAACCGAGGGCGGCGAGATGATCCGGGACGACCACTTCGGTTCGCCGAAGATCCGAGAGTGCACGGATGGCGTCGAGAGGCAATGGCGGCAGCTGGAGGATCTGGCGGCCTTCCGGAAACAGAACCTCCAGGACACGCAGAGGTTTTTCCAGTTCCAAGGGGACGCCGACGAACTCACGGCCTGGCTGCTGGACGCCAAGCGGCAGATGAGCGGCGACGACGCAGGTCACGACGAGTACACCACCCGGCGGCTCCTGCGACGCCACGACGACCTCCGTAACGAGACGGGCAAGACGGCCGCCGCCGTGGACGCGCTGTCCAGCCAGGCCAACGCGTTGCCCGAGGAGCTGCTGAACACGCCCGACATCCAGCGTCGCCTCAAAGACATCAAGGACCTCTTCATGGAGCTCATGTCTCTGGCCGACGTCAGGCAGAAGAAGCTGGATGACGCCATGGCGCTGTACACCATCTTCAGCGAGACGGACGCCTGCGAGCTCTGGATGGGCCAGAAGGAGACTTGGCTGGTGGATTTGGAGGTGCCCGACAAGCTGGAAGACCTGGAAGTGGTCCAGAATAG GTTGAGCATTCTGGCTCAGGATATGGCAAATGTTCAGTCGAGAGTGGATGAAGTCAATAAGGCGGTCAAACAACTGGAGGACAGCAGACACCCTCGCATCAAAGAGGTCAAGGAATGCCAGATGAGACTGAAtaaaag GTGGGCCGCCTTCAaggccacggtggacgacaagAAGAGGAAGGTGGACTCTGCGGTAAGCCTGCACAACTACGGACTGGAGTGCGACGAGACTGCAGCATGGATCCGTGACAAGACGCGCGTCATCGAGTCCACGCAGGACCTGGGCAACGACCTGGCCGCCGTCATGACCATCCAGAGGAAGCTGTACGGCATGGAGCGCGACTTGGCCGCCATCGACTCCAAACTCGATCTCCTGAGGGCCGACGCCGACCGGTTGGCGACGGAGCAACCGGAGAACGCGCCCGGCATCCTCGACCGCCGGGCCGAGCTGGACGCGGCCTGGGACGAGCTCCAAAAGACCCTGAAAGACCGCGAGGACTCGTTGGGTGAAGTCAGTAAGCTGCAGATATTCCtgcaggacctggacgacttccAGTCCTGGCTTTTCAGAGCTCAGAAGGCCGTGGCCTCGGAGGAGATGCCCGCCTCGCTGCCCGAGGCTGAGGAGCAGCTGAGCCTCCATGACGCCGTGCGCGACGACATCGACAACCACGAGGAGGACTATCGCGGCATCAAGGACACCGGTGCGCGGGTCACCAGCGGTCAAGAGAACGACCCCCAGTACTGGGAGCTGGAGCAGACGCTCGGTGGTCTGGACCGAGGCTGGTACGAGCTCCAGAAGATGTGGGACCGACGCAAGACCTTCTTGGAGCAGGGCTTGGGCTTCCAGCAGTTCTTAAGGGACGGCAAGGCGGTCGAGGCCATCCTCAACAACCAG gagtACACGCTGGCCCACGTGGACAAGCCCGACACGCTGGCCGGGGCCGAGCAGGCCCTGAAGAACCACGAGGGCTTCGTCAGCACCATGGAAGCCAATGAGGACAAGATCGATGGCGCCCTCCAGGCGGGCAGGCGGCTGGTGGACGACGACAACTTGTATGCGGGGAAAGTGCAAGACAAAACGGAGTCCATCGGTGACCG gcacaacaaaaacaaagcgagAGCCCGGGAGGTGTCGGAGAAGCTGCGAGACAACCGAGACCTGCAGCACTTCTTACAGAACGCTCAAGAT CTGACTCTGTGGATCAACGAGAAGATGCTGACCGCTCAGGACACGTCGTACGACGAGGCCCGGAACCTGCACAGCAAGTGGCTGAAGCATCAGGCCTTCATGGCCGAGTTGGCCTCCAACAAGGACTGGCTGGACAAAGTGGACCAG GAGGGCCAGGAGCTGACGGCTTCCAAGCCCGAGTCGGAACCGGTGGTGCGGGAGCGCCTGGCCGCCGTCCACCAGTTGTGGGATATGTTGGAGTCCACCACGCAGGAGAAGGCCCGGCTGCTGTTCGACGCCAACCGCTCTGAGCTTTTGGACCAGAGCCTGGCCGATATCAGGAAGTGGCTGGGCGAGCTGCGGCAGCAGCTGCAGAGCGCCGGCGGCGAAGACGTCAGGGACCTGACAAACGCGAACATCCTGCTGAAGAAACACCAG GCGATGGAGAACCAAGTACGTGATCGCGCCCGGGAGCTGGAGGAGCTCCAGGAGGCTCTCAGGACgcacggcggcggcgggcgggACGAACGGGACGAAGAGCTGGAACAGCAGAGTCTCCAGGCGCAGTTCCAGCAGCTGACGGCACCCCTGGCCCAGCGCAGGGGCAAGCTGGAGGAGGCCAGGGCCGTGCACCAGTTCTACAGGGATCTGGCTGACGAGCTG CTGTGGATTGAAGAGAGAATGCCGCTGGCGCTGTTGCAAGATCACGGCAGCGACCTGCAAACTGTGCAGATGCTGCTCAAGAGGAACGGG ACGCTGCAGAGAGAAATCGAGGGCCACGAGCCCCGCGTGGACGAGGTGCTGGAGCGAGGACGCAggatggcggcggcggcggcggcgggcgacGAGGGGCCGGGAGGTCCCGAGGCCGGGCGGCTCGCCGGGCAGCTGCGCGAGCTGGAGGAGGCGTGGGCGCGGCTGCGGGCGCAGATGACCCGCCGGAAGGAGAGGCTGGACGCGTCGCGCTGGGCGGAGCAGTTCTGCAACGACGCCGACGAGGCCCAAGCGTGGATTGGCGAGCAGGAGCTCTACATGATCGCTGAGGAAAAGCCCAAG GACGAGCAGAGCGCCGTGTTGAGTCTGAAGCGTCACAACATCGCCAAGCAGGCCGTGGACGACTACGCCGACTCCATCCGCAATCTGTCACAGCGAGCTCAGAACATGTTGACGGAGGAACATCCCGACGG CGAGAAGATCATCCGGCGTCAGGGCCAAGTGGACAAGCAGTACGCCGGGCTGAGCGAGCTGGCCGAGGACCGGCGCAGGAAGCTGGAGCACGCGTGCCGCCATTTCCTGCTCAGCCGCGAGGCGGACGACCTGGAGCAGTGGATCTCCGAGCTCGACGTGGCCGCGTCCTCGCAGGAGATGGGCCAGGACCTGGACCACGTCACG CTTCTGAGGGACAAGTTCCGCGAGTTTGCGCGTGAGACGGGCGCGCAGGGTCAGGAGCGCGTGGACGCCGTCAACCGGACCATCGACGAGCTGATCGAGGCGGGCCACGGCGAGGCGGTGGCCGTGGCCGAGTGGAAGGACGCCATCAACGAGAGCTGGGCCGACCTCCTGGAGCTCATCGACACGCGCGCTCAGCTGCTCAACGCCTCCTACGAGCTGCTCAA GTACTTTGACGACGCCAAGGAGCTGGTGGTCCAGATCCAGGACAAGCAGAAAGAGCTTCCCGAAGACGTGGGCGAGGACTTCAGCAAAGCCGAAACCTTCCACAGGATGCACGCCGCCTTCGAACGCGACATAACATCCCTGGGAAAGCAG GTCGAGCAGCTCCAGGAGACGGCGGCGAGGCTGCGAGCTCAGTACGCCGGCGAGCGGGTCGACGCCATCCAGGCGCAGGAGCGAGCGGCCGCCGAGGCCTGGAAAGCTTTGCTGGACGCCTGCGACGGGCGCCGCAGGCGACTGCTGGACACGGCCCGCAAGTTCCGCTTCTTCGCCATGGCGCGAGACCTCACGGCCTGGATGGAGAGCGTCGCGCGGCAGATCGACACCCAGGAGAAGCCGCG GGACGTGTCCTCGGTGGAGCTTCTGCAGAAGTATCATCAGGGCATCCGCTCTGAGATCGAGGCGCGGGGCGTCAAGTTCACGGAATGCAGCGACGCGGGCGCGGCCCTGCTGGCGCGCGAGCACCGAGACTCGGCCGAG ATCCGAGAGAAGATGACGCAGCTGCGGGACAAACGTGAGGAGATGATGCTCCAGTGGGACGACCGTTGGGACTGGCTGCGACTTT TGTTGGAGGTGTGCCAGTTTGCACGCGACGCCTCGGTGGCCGAGGCCTGGCTGGCGGCTCAGGAGCCGTACGTCGGCAGCGAGGAGCTCGGCCGGTCGCTGGGCGACGTGGAGAAGCTGCTCAAGCGGCACGAGGCCTTCGAGAAGTCCACCGCCGCCTGGGAGGAGCGCTTCTCGGCCCTGGAACGCCTCACCACC TTGGAGCTGTTGGAGCTgaggaagcagcagcagcaggaggagatGGAGCGATTGGAACGAGAACAGCAGCGCTACCATCAAGAAAGCAG GAGAGACGATACTGGCTTCACTGAATCTTCGCAACTCTTCACGGTGGAGGAAGAAACTGTG TCCGGAGCGGTCGAGCCCAGTTCGGGCATCCCCGAGGCGGCGTCGCCCGCCGGGTCTGAGATGAAGGGGAGCGGCTCGCCGGGGTTGGAGGCGTCCAtctcggcggcggcggccgaggAGCCCCCCGAGGCGCCGCGTGCTTGGACGGTGCTGCAGGAGGGCATGCTGGGACGCAAGCACGACGTGGGGGGTTCTGGGAAGAAGGCCTCCAATAG GTCGTGGAACAACCTGTACTGCGTTCTGAGACCCGGTCAGCTGTCGGCCTACAAAGACGCCAAAAGCTCCGCCCACGGCGCCACGTTTCACAGCGAGGAACCGCTGCCCCTGGGCAACGCCAGCTGGGAGCTGCTGACCAActacaagaagaagaagcacgTGGCCAAACTACG TCTTGCGGATGGCAGTGAATATTTGTTCCAGTGTAAAGATGAG GAGGACCTGCAACATTGGAGCCAGGCCATGGCGAGGGCCCTTCAATCGCCCGCGGACGAAGAACAGGCGGCGGACGGGGAGCCGTCCTCGGCGGCCAGAACCCAAAGTCTGCCCCCGCCGGCCTCCGCCTCCAAGAAAGACAAGGAGAAGAAGTTCAGCCGCTTTGCCAAGAAGAAGTGA